The window CATGCAATTTGTCACTGCTAAGAAGAGATCTGTGATCTTGCATGTCCCTAATTAATTTACTTCATTGAGTTATTTGTGATCTTTCTTTCTAATAATCTCTTTTGATTATGTTTATTAAAATGTTTGCTTCCAGGATACTGGTTTTCCTTTTTGGTGTGTGtgcttattatttattattattattaaagataTTAATTATACTTGTTACTCTAGTTTGctaatatgtatttttgtttttttaggtcATGGAAACCAACACTAATGAACCCTTTGTCCAAACACCAGCTGCTACAGAAGATGATATTCCCACCCAAGTTGAGGATTCTGCTGCTACCCAAGCTGCTTCCCAAGCTGAAGCAGCTGCTGCTTCTGAGTTGCCCCCAGTTCCACCATGCCAAGTGAGTATGACATCTCCTGTTAGTGGTAGTTGTAGTGGTAGGAAAAAGTCTGTTGTTTGGGGTCACtttgaaaaagtaaagataGGTGAGGGTGATACTAGTAAGACTAAGGCTATCTGTAATTATTGTCAAAAATCTTATAATGTTGATAGTAAGAGTTGTGGTACCAGTAATTTGTTAGCTCATGTGCCAATATGTCCCAAGAACCCTAATAGAGAAGATGTAGTTAAAGGGCAGAAAACATTAgcttttgtacccaaaaaggaTGGAGAAGATGGATTGCACCTTGTGTCAACATCCTTTTCTGTTGAGGCTTCTAGAAAGGCATTGGCCGAAATGGTTATAATTGATGAGTTGCCTTTTAGGTATGTCGAGGGGTATGGGTTTAAGAAATTTGTTAGTACCTTGCAACCTAAGCTTAGATTAAAGGATATCCCATCTCGTCAAACTGTGGCTAGGGATGTGATTGGCATTTataatagtgagagagagaagctaaGGAAATCCTTGAAGGGTTGTAGGGTGTGTCTCACTACGGACACATGGacttctattcaaaatttaaattatatgtgtCTAACTTGTCACTTTATTGATGATGCTTGGAAATTGCATAAGAGAATTctaaatttttgtcaagttgaaAACCACAAGGGGGAGACTATAGGTAGAAAGATTGAGATGTCGTGGCGTGAGTGGGGTATTGATGGGATATTCACCTTGACAGTAGATAATGCTAGCTcaaatttaacaacaattaaatttttgcaaaGGGTGACTAAAGATTGGAATGGGGCAGTTTTAGGAAATGAGTACATGCACATGAGGTGTTGTGCCCATATCCTAAATCTCATTGTGGGGGAGGGTTTAAAAGAGATAGATGCATCTGTTGCTAAGGTGCGTGAAGCTGTGAGGTATGTGAAGTCCTCACCCAATAGAAGTCAAACTTTTAAGAGTTTTATGGAGAGGTTAGGTATGGAGTCCAAGAGTCTTCTCAGTCTAGATGTAGCTACTAGGTGGAACTCAACCTATATCATGTTAGAAACTActgaaaaatttgagaaagtgtTTCTCCGAATGGATTTTGAAGATGATGGTTATTCGTCGTACTTTAGGACCAAGGAAGATAGTGGTGGTTTGGGGTCTCCATGTATAATTGATTTCCAAAATTGTAGGGTGTTTGTGACTTTCTTAAGGCTATTTTATAATGCAACAAAGAAATTTTCTGGTTCATTGTATGTTACTTCAAATGCCTTCTATGATGAGATCTTTGTTATTCAGGAGAGTATTTCCAATTTAGTTAAATCCCAAAACACTCTCTTGAAAAGCACAGCCACAAACATGCAAACTAAGTTTGAGAAGTATTGGGGGGAAGGGGAGAAAATTAATCCTCTTTTGTATGTGGCTGTGGTCTTTGATCCACGAAAATAATtgaggtttttgaagttttcattttctgaaatttatggGAATGCAGTTGCAGAAGTGATGGTTGATAAGGTGAAAGACCTTTTGTTtaagttgtataatttttacaCTTGTATTCATTCACCAAATGTGCAAGATCAAAGTGGGAGTGAGAGGACATAATTGGAAACTGATGCTAGTGATCCATATGTTATGGTTCACTTGCGATATGAGCGTTTTTTGCAAGTTGAGCAATCTGTAGGTTGTAGTAATGAGCTTGAGAGGTATTTGGCTGAAAACTGTGATGGTAGAAAGGATGCAAATTTTGAGATATTGGAGTGGTGGAGGGACAATTGTAATAGGTACCAAGTGTTGTCTAAAGTAGTTAAGGATGTGTTAGCTATGCCAGTTTCCACTGTTGCATCTGAGTCAGCATTTAGCACTGGAGGTCGAATTGTTAATCCATTTTGAAGTGCATTATCTCCTCTCATGGTTCAAAACCTTGTatgttcacaaaattggcttcaaGCCACAGTTCCAATTTCTCATCGCCAGTCAAGGGATGATGTTGAGACATTGGAGGAGGAGTTACTTGACTTAGGTAATATGCTTAAATTATGAAACTTAgtgtattaattttattgaatgtcTCATGTATTCAAGAAAAATTTAATCTATTGTGTTTATTTCCTATTATTTTCTAGTTTTAAATCAACAACCAGCAAATACAAGCTCAAGCAAGGGTTCCACTTCAGGCAAACGACCCTTGATTAGCATTGATGATTAATCAATGACTTGGTATGATTCTGCCTTTATAGCCCCTTACTATTATATACTTGTTTTCCTTACTAGTTGGTCTTGTACTTGGTACTAATGTAttatttgttgaatatttttttgtctattgtaGGAGGATggtaatttattttgtaaagaaggcagcattttggaaatattttggaAGCTTTTTGGACATATTGCTTTTCTAACTTGTAACAATACTCAACTATCAATACttatagaaaagaaatcttagttcataggttttcttttctattagttATAGACTTATAAACTATAGAGTAGTCATTCAATGCTTTGGAAaagctattttttggaaatacctATGGTATTTGATTGTTGTAATAAATT of the Quercus robur chromosome 10, dhQueRobu3.1, whole genome shotgun sequence genome contains:
- the LOC126704202 gene encoding zinc finger BED domain-containing protein RICESLEEPER 3-like, giving the protein MNGLDERLKADSQVSLSALKYELAIHPRFPHPVYSSLRLKADSQVSLSALKFETHTPTVFFKVMETNTNEPFVQTPAATEDDIPTQVEDSAATQAASQAEAAAASELPPVPPCQVSMTSPVSGSCSGRKKSVVWGHFEKVKIGEGDTSKTKAICNYCQKSYNVDSKSCGTSNLLAHVPICPKNPNREDVVKGQKTLAFVPKKDGEDGLHLVSTSFSVEASRKALAEMVIIDELPFRYVEGYGFKKFVSTLQPKLRLKDIPSRQTVARDVIGIYNSEREKLRKSLKGCRVCLTTDTWTSIQNLNYMCLTCHFIDDAWKLHKRILNFCQVENHKGETIGRKIEMSWREWGIDGIFTLTVDNASSNLTTIKFLQRVTKDWNGAVLGNEYMHMRCCAHILNLIVGEGLKEIDASVAKVREAVRYVKSSPNRSQTFKSFMERLGMESKSLLSLDVATRWNSTYIMLETTEKFEKVFLRMDFEDDGYSSYFRTKEDSGGLGSPCIIDFQNCRVFVTFLRLFYNATKKFSGSLYVTSNAFYDEIFVIQEIAEVMVDKVKDLLFKLYNFYTCCSNELERYLAENCDGRKDANFEILEWWRDNCNRYQVLSKVVKDVLAMPVSTVASESAFSTGGRIVNPF